Below is a genomic region from Rhineura floridana isolate rRhiFlo1 chromosome 5, rRhiFlo1.hap2, whole genome shotgun sequence.
aagggggggcaaaaggtaaaGGGAGAGCCTACAGGCCTccacaaaaacgccctcccccggCGCCTAgctcctcggatgaggaggaggcaccaccatgggctgccatcttaGCGCGCCTTGAGGCTTTAGAGCAGCGGGGGAGGGTAATACCAACCCCTGGTCCCACGTCACCACTGACTATTTCAAAGGCAGCTGCCACTCCTGGGACTTCTACTGGGGGGGTTACTAGGCCAAAGCGAACAAACGCCAAGACTCAGGGTGGCACAAATAAGGGTCAGCGGCAAGGGTCTAACAATGATGTCCTTGCATTGATTTTAGCGAGGCTCGAGGCTCTTGAAACCCCTCCTGATTCTACACAGATAGTGAGCAATGGGCCGGTGGCTCTTCCTGCACCAACAGCGGCGGTGGGGATTGGAAGTGAGGTGGCTACACCCCAGGCTGGCGTGATATCATCTGTGACTGGGCCACTAGTGGGagcaggtgagtctgccaggcctgCTCAGGCTTCTGGGTCTGCAAGTTTGGGGTGGCCTCCTCAGAGTGTGTATCAACCACCGCTCCAGGCTGCATGTGGTCAAATTTGGCAACATGCAGGTAATGGACAGATGCTGACATCAGCTGTGTCGCCTGATGGGTTAGTTCTAACAGCTGTTTTGGCTGCTGAACAGCTGCAGCCAACTGCGACAATGAGTCCGGGTATTCCTTCTGACCCTTTAGGGTCCATGGCAGTTAATGCTATCCCTTTTGGGAATACATctgtcaccttgggtttccacctgctcccttcaacaaaagaaaaaatttggaggggggagTATGTAGATGTCTTTTCGCTCCTTTACAGGGAGCATCCCAAAAGAGACAAGGACAAGGAGACTGAGGGTGACATAGACAGGCCCAGGCGCAGGAGAGTTGACCGCACCTGGGCTAATTGGCTGCCAGCGTATTTGATATACGCGGGAGTGCTGATGGAGAGGCAGCCTCACAGGAGACTGTCTCTCTTTAAGTACTTTGACATAATATACAGGGCATATGTAGAATTCTCTGGGCTGGCATGGCTGTCTTATGAATAGGCATTTCGTATGCGGGCGACATGCGATGTGTCCctgccatgggacaagaaggaacctgagctatggctgcagtttatgactgcagcccgAGCCATGACTGGCGATAGGcgtgatagtgggcatcttctgaGCAGGCAGTCAACTGCCACCCTTCCCCGtgttaatgcggggcaaggggttcaacaacggctgctgtgCTGAGAGTTCAATGCCCGGGGAGCCTGCGCATGCAACCCGTGTCGTTTTAGACACGAGTGCGCGATTTGCGGAACCGCACACCCTTCCACTGCCTGCAACAGAGGCAGGCTGTACCGAGGAGGTGGCAGGGACCAGCaatggggcagaaaacagcccccacctggtgctaatcaaggaaaagggcccctccccaattaagttacAAGTTTTACAGGGCTTGCTAGCAGGTTATCCAGTGGCTGGGGATGCCTGTTTTCTTTTCAATGGGTTTTTGTTGggcttccgaattccctacaACGGTCCTAGGGTTTCCTTCATGTCCTGAAATCTAAAATCTGTTATCGGCATGGAGGCAATAGCGCAAATGAAAATCGACAAAGAAGTGCAGGCTGGGCCTgttccaatcaccccctctccctaatcTTTGTGTATCCCCATTAGGGATTGTACCCAAGAAGGCGGCAGGGGAGTTTAGgcttattcaccacttgtcccacccgcgtggacagtcagttaatgatttcattcctgacagtctatgtacAGTCCACTACACCTCCTTCGACGCTGCAGTGCGCATGGTTCGGGCATGTGGTAATGGAGCATTAATGGgtaagtgtgacattaagtccgctttccgactacttcccgtccacccagcagattttgaTCTGCTGGGTTTTACTTTTGCCGACAAATTCCATGTGGACCGcgcattgcctatgggatgctcaatctcttgtgcactttttgagcgcttcagcacttttttagaatgggcaatCAAACGTAGGACGGGTATGGATTCTGTTgtccattatctggatgattttctatttgtGGGTGGGGCTGGCACAGGCGAATGCCTACACCTAATGGCCCAGTTTCAGGACTTGACAGAGGAACTGGGGGTTCCTCTAGCCATGGAAAAGACGGAAGGGCCAGCACCAGTTTTGACTTTTTTAGGCATTGAAATTGATTCTGGGAAGCAATGCTGTAGGCTGCCCCAGAACAAGCTTCTAATCCTTCACGATAAGATAAAGGAAGTTACAGGTGTGAGGAAAGTTTTCCTCTCCACGCTCCAGGAGTTAGCAGGCCACCTTAATTTTGTGTGCAGGGTCGTTGCACCCGGCAGAGCATTTCTGAGGCATGTATATGAGGCCATGGTAGGGCTCTTATGACCCCACCATCGGTTTCGGGTTACAGCGGCTTTacgcgccgacctggctgtgtggtcctccttcttacaggatttcaatggcatatccttttggaggcaggaccgactcctGGAGGCCGAGTTACAGGTCCATTCTGACGCGTCTgggggttatggctttggggtagtctttgggtcttcctggtgtaagggacaatggccacagacgtgGGTTCAAGATggtttagacaaggatctgacctttttggaatttttccctatagtAGTAGAagtctatttgtgggctgtggAATTGAAGAACTCCACAGtacacttctggtgtgataacctggctacagtacatgttatcaattccctcacatccaggaatgccagggttatgggtcttgtccattcttttgttctccagtgcctgcgctttaatgttctttttcgggcacggcatgttcctggcattgacaatagtgttgctgatgctctgtcacggaaccagatggaccgtttccgtcagctggcgccgctgaccagggctcagccggaagccgtgccccctgcgatatgggagattggagagcagagttggagagggccataatcctttccattgcccccagtacgctcgccagttaccagagagcaggtagggacatgcaggacttctgggcctccaaaggctatgcaccggagtggcctattccggtaagtcacctgcttgaattcctggtggatggcaggaaaCAGGTCCTGTCAGTCCGAACACtacaaggtaagctggcggggctttcctttttagcaaagacAGGTGGTTTTCTAGATCATAgcggggactttagggtccgccgcatgttggctgggtgggctaaagAACACCCTGCTTTACCTGATTCTCGTCGACCTTTCTCACTGGATATTATACTAGGGATGGTTCATCAGTGGGAAACAGTTTGTTCTTCTAGTTATGaagccaagctattccaggcagtgtcctttacgctattttttggagccttcaggataggtgaggtggtggctggctctaaacATGACATGActcgacgtgccctccagttttcggatgtctccatagaaggaggctgCGCTTGCATAACTTTGAGATGGTCTAAAACAGACCAAAAGTGTAAGGGGAGACAGGTGCGCTTGGCCCCATCATcagagcctcacctctgcccagtgtGGGCTCTAAATAATTTCCTAAGAGCCAGGGGATCAgccgaaggatatttatttacccatgtaAATCTGGATCCTCTTTCTATTtaccagttttgggcattaacaaaactagcattgcataggatgggttatgacgcctcacaatttggaacacattcatttagaattggagctgcttctacagcagcaggttttggttttccccaggcaACAGTACAGGCcgttggacgttggtcctctgatgtgtataagggctatattcgccccttctagagggcagggaatgcagaagcctaacaattttcatttgttttggcaggttgctggacagggatggagcggatgcagatccttatatgcggccacagcatggtcttctgggcagcccggagggcagcgaagtcgagcatgggctcgcagttgggcctcagtagatgggctgcaatacagtggcttggccggcaaggaatgcattgggaggggctcctacccgctctgttccggcaaggtttggtgcggacaattctgcaagtgctggtcatccatctgggtggtaatgaccttggcttgatgaagggcaaggccctcagcatgcaggcatgtaaggacatgcaagcgataaggcagcgttggccttgtgtacatctgatgtggtcagacctgcttccacGCAAGGTATGGTGTGATGTTTGGGACCCGACGGGGATTGATCgagcaaggaagaaggtcaaccggcagattcggttggctcttctcagGCATGGGGGGTTAGTCATTctgcatccccaaattcagcaacagaagggtgaactgtacagggctgatggc
It encodes:
- the LOC133386068 gene encoding uncharacterized protein LOC133386068, which gives rise to MQREGRSLQDYLSPAAPPIFLFCCVTTSTVRDRQKRSTEKSSGGHFTLGREHKGEQWWPFYIRPRDRRHSRLEALETPPDSTQIVSNGPVALPAPTAAVGIGSEVATPQAGVISSVTGPLVGAGIVPKKAAGEFRLIHHLSHPRGQSVNDFIPDSLCTVHYTSFDAAVRMVRACGNGALMGKCDIKSAFRLLPVHPADFDLLGFTFADKFHVDRALPMGCSISCALFERFSTFLEWAIKRRTGMDSVVHYLDDFLFVGGAGTGECLHLMAQFQDLTEELGVPLAMEKTEGPAPVLTFLGIEIDSGKQCCRLPQNKLLILHDKIKEVTGVRKVFLSTLQELAGHLNFVCRVVAPGRAFLRHVYEAMVGLL